One window of the Candidatus Microbacterium colombiense genome contains the following:
- a CDS encoding M20 family metallopeptidase, producing the protein MSARDEAVDRLDRLVSIETPTGDIDGLAAAQELVRSWLEPVLGEPGIRETVDGVTHLRWPGGDDPAVLLLAHLDTVFPKGTIVDRPFRIDGDRATGPGVFDMKAGIVILAAALARAEHPERVAVLLTSDEEVGSLTSRGLIEREAARAGAVLVLEPSLDGALKIARRGGSIYRVAMTGRAAHAGLEPWRGRSALTELAHHVLALPTLADAERGTTVSPTVAAAGTVTNVIPEHAEVRVDVRAWTLGELERVDAAMQRLDPHTPDVSVEVTGGINRPPMEESASAELLACARRVAARLGHPSVEAVSAGGASDGNFTAAVGARTLDGLGPLGAGAHADHEWVSVDSLIERIDLVTGMLDELTA; encoded by the coding sequence ATGAGCGCACGTGACGAAGCGGTCGACCGGCTCGACCGGCTCGTGTCGATCGAGACGCCGACCGGAGACATCGACGGCCTCGCCGCCGCACAGGAGCTCGTGCGCTCGTGGCTGGAGCCGGTACTGGGCGAGCCCGGCATCCGGGAGACCGTCGACGGCGTCACGCATCTGCGGTGGCCGGGCGGCGACGACCCCGCGGTGCTACTGCTCGCGCATCTCGACACGGTGTTCCCGAAGGGCACGATCGTCGACCGGCCGTTCCGGATCGACGGCGACAGGGCGACCGGGCCCGGCGTCTTCGACATGAAGGCCGGCATCGTGATCCTGGCCGCGGCCCTCGCCCGCGCCGAGCATCCCGAGCGCGTCGCTGTGCTGCTCACGAGCGACGAAGAGGTCGGATCGCTCACCTCGCGTGGACTGATCGAACGCGAGGCCGCGCGCGCCGGCGCTGTGCTCGTGCTCGAGCCGAGTCTTGACGGCGCCCTCAAGATCGCCCGACGCGGCGGCAGCATCTACCGCGTCGCGATGACCGGACGCGCGGCGCACGCCGGACTCGAACCGTGGAGAGGGCGCAGCGCGCTCACCGAGCTCGCCCACCATGTACTCGCGCTGCCGACGCTCGCCGATGCGGAACGCGGCACCACGGTCAGCCCGACCGTGGCCGCGGCGGGCACGGTGACGAACGTGATCCCCGAACATGCCGAGGTGCGCGTCGACGTGCGCGCCTGGACGCTCGGCGAGCTCGAACGCGTGGATGCCGCGATGCAGCGCCTCGATCCGCACACGCCCGACGTGAGCGTCGAGGTGACGGGCGGCATCAATCGTCCACCCATGGAGGAGAGCGCATCCGCCGAGCTCCTCGCCTGTGCCCGGCGGGTGGCGGCGCGGCTCGGTCATCCCTCGGTCGAGGCGGTGTCGGCGGGCGGTGCCTCCGACGGCAACTTCACGGCCGCCGTGGGCGCCCGCACCCTCGACGGCCTCGGTCCGCTCGGCGCCGGAGCGCACGCCGACCACGAGTGGGTCTCGGTCGACTCGCTCATCGAGCGGATCGACCTGGTGACCGGGATGCTCGACGAGCTCACGGCCTGA
- a CDS encoding VaFE repeat-containing surface-anchored protein: MNQQKNYRSRVGRWVGASVLALGMLIAPTAASAAVDAGDPVYVGSKQGYGGTGVFPIWSETPAVGDPDFWAYCIEHDVSARTQLEGYVGNLDDYLGDNYVTDPAVQGKVLWVLAHSYPALTLEEFGAAAGVPDISRNDAIEATQYAIWRYTDLTFDAAWNWETPDSEAAYWHLVNGANANAGMTPADFEVTATIDAPAAAQTADSLVGPFVVHTSQPTVSVTVDPTVSLVDANGDAIASNAVVDGQELYLDLRGSTAAGSATVSVTATGSSATGKIISVPSSAAPTPTAENHAQTIILVAPSTATTADAATVEWTTTAVAAPSIGTSLVDSADGDRILPWNGGTVIDTVAYQNLTPGTEYTLTGELQNKADGTATGITGSTTFTPETANGTIDVTFTIPTGYAGTTLVAFERLHEGTDTTGESVAVHEDIDDAAQTVTIEQAPAAPLPSIGTSLVDSADGDRILPWNGGTVIDTVAYQNLTPGTEYTLTGELQNKADGTATGITGSTTFTPETANGTIDVTFTIPTGYAGTTLVAFERLHEGTDTTGEPVAVHEDIDDAAQTVTIEQAPTTPTPSTGPKDGLATTGGALPGIAVGAAGTLLALGVLILFAGRARRRTVDAD, encoded by the coding sequence GTGAATCAGCAGAAGAATTATCGGAGCCGGGTAGGGCGTTGGGTCGGCGCGAGCGTGCTCGCGCTGGGGATGCTGATCGCGCCGACCGCGGCGTCGGCCGCTGTGGACGCCGGGGACCCGGTCTACGTCGGCAGCAAGCAGGGCTACGGCGGCACGGGCGTGTTCCCGATCTGGAGTGAGACTCCGGCCGTCGGCGACCCCGACTTCTGGGCGTACTGCATCGAGCACGACGTGTCTGCGCGCACGCAGCTCGAGGGCTACGTCGGGAACCTCGACGACTACCTCGGCGACAACTACGTCACCGACCCCGCAGTCCAGGGCAAGGTGCTCTGGGTGCTCGCCCACAGCTATCCGGCGCTGACCCTCGAGGAGTTCGGCGCCGCGGCGGGTGTCCCCGACATCTCGCGGAACGACGCGATCGAGGCGACCCAGTACGCGATCTGGCGCTACACCGACCTCACCTTCGACGCCGCGTGGAACTGGGAGACCCCGGATTCGGAGGCCGCCTACTGGCATCTGGTGAACGGTGCGAACGCGAACGCCGGGATGACACCGGCTGACTTCGAGGTCACCGCGACGATCGACGCGCCCGCCGCCGCGCAGACCGCGGACTCGCTGGTCGGCCCGTTCGTCGTGCACACCAGCCAGCCGACCGTCAGCGTGACCGTCGACCCCACGGTCTCGCTCGTGGATGCGAATGGCGACGCGATCGCCTCGAACGCCGTCGTCGACGGCCAGGAGCTGTACCTCGACCTGCGCGGATCGACCGCCGCGGGTTCGGCAACCGTCTCGGTCACCGCGACGGGATCCAGCGCAACGGGCAAGATCATCTCGGTACCGTCGAGCGCGGCGCCGACGCCCACGGCGGAGAACCACGCGCAGACGATCATCCTGGTCGCGCCGAGCACGGCCACGACCGCCGACGCTGCGACGGTGGAGTGGACAACGACCGCCGTCGCCGCGCCCTCGATCGGCACTTCGTTGGTCGACTCCGCTGACGGCGACCGCATCCTGCCCTGGAACGGCGGCACCGTCATCGACACCGTCGCCTACCAGAACCTCACCCCCGGCACCGAGTACACCCTCACCGGAGAACTGCAGAACAAGGCCGACGGCACCGCCACCGGCATCACCGGAAGCACCACGTTCACCCCGGAAACCGCGAACGGCACCATCGACGTCACCTTCACCATCCCCACCGGATACGCCGGCACGACCCTCGTCGCGTTCGAACGCCTCCACGAAGGAACCGACACCACCGGTGAGTCCGTCGCCGTCCACGAAGACATCGACGACGCCGCCCAGACCGTCACCATCGAACAGGCACCCGCCGCACCGCTCCCCTCGATCGGCACATCGTTGGTCGACTCCGCTGACGGCGACCGCATCCTGCCCTGGAACGGCGGCACCGTCATCGACACCGTCGCCTACCAGAACCTCACCCCCGGCACCGAGTACACCCTCACCGGAGAACTGCAGAACAAGGCCGACGGCACCGCCACCGGCATCACCGGAAGCACCACGTTCACCCCGGAAACCGCGAACGGCACCATCGACGTCACCTTCACCATCCCCACCGGATACGCCGGCACGACCCTCGTCGCGTTCGAACGCCTCCACGAAGGAACCGACACCACCGGTGAACCCGTCGCCGTCCACGAAGACATCGACGACGCCGCACAGACCGTCACCATCGAACAGGCACCCACCACACCGACACCCTCGACCGGGCCGAAGGACGGCTTGGCAACGACGGGTGGCGCCCTTCCCGGTATCGCAGTCGGTGCGGCCGGCACGCTTCTCGCTCTCGGCGTATTGATCCTGTTCGCAGGACGCGCTCGCCGCAGAACTGTCGACGCCGACTGA
- a CDS encoding helix-turn-helix domain containing protein gives MAIRKAAESVTAKTPAKGSARPRRARDSLSRDIIVAAADRVVERDGLDRLTFQSIGEELGAHPTSIYRHFRDKDELLLALIDMLRTRSYSGVMVATDDWLADLRSQAHLIHDHYMRYPELALQRALRRPTDFSSMEFSIGALRRGGYDREQAALYARALGQLIRSASSIQAALSVLPAEVQDADELTWQMDYRRLDPEKYPEIAWAGDALPGIRDPRAWETALDLLLESIERHAPGV, from the coding sequence ATGGCGATACGCAAGGCCGCGGAATCGGTGACGGCGAAGACCCCGGCGAAAGGCTCTGCACGCCCTCGCCGCGCACGCGACTCGCTCAGCCGCGACATCATCGTGGCCGCCGCCGATCGCGTGGTCGAACGCGACGGGCTCGACCGCCTCACGTTCCAATCCATCGGCGAAGAGCTCGGCGCGCATCCGACGTCGATCTACCGCCACTTCCGCGACAAGGACGAACTCCTCCTCGCGCTGATCGACATGCTCCGCACCCGCTCGTACAGCGGCGTCATGGTGGCCACCGACGACTGGCTCGCCGACCTGCGCTCGCAGGCGCATCTGATCCACGACCACTACATGCGCTACCCCGAGCTCGCTCTGCAGCGAGCGCTGCGCCGCCCCACCGACTTCTCCTCGATGGAGTTCTCGATCGGCGCACTGCGCCGCGGCGGCTACGACCGCGAGCAGGCGGCCCTCTACGCCCGCGCGCTCGGCCAGCTGATCCGCTCGGCCTCCAGCATCCAGGCAGCGCTGAGCGTGCTGCCCGCCGAGGTGCAGGATGCCGATGAGCTCACCTGGCAGATGGACTACCGCCGACTCGACCCCGAGAAGTACCCGGAGATCGCCTGGGCCGGTGACGCCCTTCCCGGCATCCGCGATCCCCGCGCCTGGGAGACCGCCCTCGACCTGCTGCTGGAGAGCATCGAGCGGCACGCGCCCGGAGTCTGA
- a CDS encoding prolyl oligopeptidase family serine peptidase: MLDVPAVAADEALDARFAVPFLLTVRPVPGADDLALLVENHPDGARGRVWRAPAAPGDLLPFPVGVGAILTADGRYVVDLDDDGGSEVGGLVALAVDGSERIPLTPGRAPYVLRGLESSYDGSAVVATVVDEDGFHVLVIPAAPWGAPRVVYSNPVEAWYGQISPDGTLVSVDTTAHNPSIRRPLVTVVDGATGATVATLDDLPDGPIRAVRFAAEAGDDRLLVNTERSGFSRPAIWHVRTGERVDFDLPALAGEVIPVDWHSASGRILAVHVDDGIHRLVEITEADAAVRLVVEGGSVAEPDVADLHPFQWASYYAPDGAIRATRSSWHVPLHVVEVAADGTAATIIEPAPVPAGRPLESTMVTSADGTRVQLWSGRPAGEVRGTVLEIHGGPNLVTVDRYDPSAQAWLDAGFAYSSLNYRGSVTFGRAFREGFWGVGGDREIEDVDAAIAWLRTQELADPASTFITGASYGGHMTLLSVGRLPELFAGGLAHVAVAEWSAAIASMNPAVRSVWSSWVPPEMVQRFSAITYLADVRASVWINQGSVDTRTPIVGVQRYVDELSADGGDVVLDIFEGGHEPTGLAGAVHDQRRMHELALRALAGQRWDGAHLIPSHEH; encoded by the coding sequence ATGCTCGACGTCCCCGCAGTCGCCGCCGATGAGGCGCTGGATGCCCGTTTCGCGGTGCCGTTCCTGTTGACGGTGCGGCCGGTGCCCGGCGCCGACGACCTCGCCCTGCTGGTCGAGAACCACCCGGACGGTGCGCGCGGCCGCGTCTGGCGAGCGCCCGCCGCTCCCGGCGACCTGCTCCCCTTCCCGGTGGGCGTCGGTGCGATCCTCACTGCGGACGGACGCTATGTCGTCGATCTCGACGATGACGGCGGCTCGGAGGTCGGTGGACTCGTGGCGCTCGCGGTCGACGGCTCCGAGCGCATCCCCCTCACGCCGGGTCGCGCGCCCTACGTGCTGCGCGGACTGGAGTCCTCGTACGACGGTTCGGCCGTCGTCGCGACCGTCGTCGATGAAGACGGCTTCCATGTGCTGGTCATCCCGGCCGCGCCCTGGGGTGCGCCGCGCGTGGTCTACTCGAACCCGGTCGAGGCCTGGTACGGCCAGATCTCACCCGACGGCACCCTCGTCTCGGTCGACACGACCGCGCACAATCCCAGCATCCGTCGTCCGCTCGTCACCGTGGTCGATGGTGCGACCGGTGCAACGGTGGCCACGCTCGACGATCTGCCGGACGGCCCGATCCGCGCGGTGCGCTTCGCTGCGGAGGCCGGCGACGACCGGCTGCTGGTGAACACCGAGCGCAGCGGATTCTCGCGCCCCGCGATCTGGCACGTGCGCACGGGGGAGCGCGTCGACTTCGACCTGCCAGCGCTCGCGGGAGAGGTCATCCCGGTCGATTGGCACTCGGCATCCGGTCGCATCCTCGCGGTGCACGTGGATGACGGCATCCATCGCCTCGTCGAGATCACGGAGGCGGATGCCGCGGTGCGCCTCGTGGTCGAGGGTGGAAGCGTCGCCGAACCCGATGTCGCCGACCTGCACCCGTTCCAGTGGGCGTCGTACTACGCGCCCGACGGTGCGATCCGCGCGACGCGGTCGAGCTGGCATGTGCCGCTGCACGTCGTCGAGGTCGCCGCCGACGGGACCGCGGCGACAATCATCGAACCCGCGCCCGTCCCCGCGGGTCGGCCACTGGAGTCGACGATGGTCACGAGCGCCGACGGCACCCGGGTGCAACTGTGGTCGGGCCGACCGGCCGGCGAGGTGCGCGGCACCGTGCTCGAGATCCACGGTGGACCGAACCTCGTCACCGTCGACCGCTACGATCCCTCGGCGCAGGCGTGGCTCGATGCCGGCTTCGCCTACTCCTCGCTCAACTACCGCGGGTCCGTCACTTTCGGTCGTGCGTTCCGCGAGGGATTCTGGGGTGTGGGCGGCGACCGCGAGATCGAAGACGTGGATGCCGCGATCGCCTGGCTGCGCACGCAAGAGCTCGCCGATCCGGCCTCGACCTTCATCACTGGTGCCTCCTACGGCGGCCACATGACCCTGTTGAGCGTCGGGCGACTCCCCGAATTGTTCGCCGGCGGGCTCGCCCATGTCGCGGTCGCCGAGTGGTCGGCAGCCATCGCCTCCATGAACCCGGCGGTGCGCAGCGTCTGGAGCTCGTGGGTACCGCCCGAGATGGTCCAACGATTCTCGGCGATCACCTATCTGGCCGACGTGCGCGCCTCGGTGTGGATCAACCAGGGGTCGGTCGACACCCGCACGCCGATCGTCGGGGTGCAGCGCTACGTCGACGAGCTGTCCGCCGACGGCGGCGATGTCGTGCTCGACATCTTCGAGGGCGGCCACGAGCCGACCGGGCTCGCCGGGGCCGTGCACGACCAGCGCCGCATGCACGAACTCGCGCTCCGTGCGCTCGCCGGACAGCGCTGGGACGGCGCCCATCTCATCCCTAGTCACGAACATTGA
- a CDS encoding LuxR C-terminal-related transcriptional regulator, with product MSALAALRAAGMRVLALTSPSTRTTARRVADAGTEGFVSTADAEDDFVAAAAIVLSGGTITTPSAHAIIHVSSAGTRLSEQEARVLALYANGLTISQAADAMGIRHDTARKYLNRVRDKFTSAGRPARSKLQLAQIAWADGYAEPHREKDPA from the coding sequence GTGTCTGCACTCGCGGCTCTGCGGGCTGCGGGCATGCGCGTGCTCGCGCTCACGTCGCCGAGCACTCGGACGACAGCGCGTCGAGTCGCGGATGCCGGCACCGAGGGCTTCGTGTCCACCGCCGACGCGGAAGACGACTTCGTCGCGGCCGCCGCGATCGTGCTGAGCGGAGGGACGATCACGACGCCCTCCGCTCACGCCATCATCCATGTCTCGTCTGCGGGTACCCGCCTGAGCGAGCAGGAGGCACGCGTACTCGCGCTTTATGCGAACGGTCTGACCATCAGCCAAGCGGCGGATGCCATGGGCATCCGCCACGACACGGCCCGGAAGTACTTGAATCGCGTGCGAGACAAGTTCACCTCTGCGGGCCGTCCGGCGCGGTCGAAGCTGCAGCTGGCACAGATCGCCTGGGCTGACGGATACGCCGAGCCTCATCGCGAGAAGGACCCGGCGTGA
- a CDS encoding sigma-70 family RNA polymerase sigma factor: protein MIDPRSDAELLSALRLGDRGSYEALWRRHSEAARRYAYRLLPGRADDLVSESFLAIYQQVTTTDKGPQFAFRSYLKTVIRNTAIAWRRDASRVLTSDDLDQVDVRDGLSAVEQQANSADVVAAFQALPARWQRVLWLAEVDEVDRPAIARELGIKPNAVSALQRRARTGLKFQWLSRQIPAALRDDSTHVARLIPQYLTEPNNLAVGVEVADHLPTCSICRELLQSTRGGASRLQGTTLAVLLGTAGVGAPAISALSSGTVAVAALTGVSGWLLAGGLGAVTLGGIIVAALIIGPVPATSQADAGSIPSDTLSAVVSDPESPRLPGPDLLPAHPPLSPPDQPTTGRWILDPSIPSAGLSDDPDQDMPVAPTRPQPAGPEAPGPGIDPRSTLSPGVTSPTASSGYLSPVIAGRTSPGDSIVVALGSERYTPAVADDGTWSFDTRALQPNAGTHPYEVWAYDATAQSVVTSGAFTVLPIQVQGFEQLTGFEDMLVAEAQTTGVVIAVTGPPNGRVFITSMEGHSATITLDANGYTRKRLLMDAAGWYYFTMRALDSDGCWGPAFEAAVDVYDPDVIFDPWGGGPDSMTFELVDP from the coding sequence ATGATCGATCCTCGCAGCGATGCGGAGCTGCTGAGCGCGCTTCGACTCGGCGACCGAGGAAGCTACGAGGCTCTCTGGCGCCGTCACTCTGAGGCAGCGCGCCGCTACGCCTATCGTCTTCTTCCCGGGCGCGCGGATGACCTGGTCTCCGAGTCGTTCCTGGCGATCTATCAGCAGGTGACGACGACCGACAAGGGGCCGCAGTTCGCCTTCCGTTCCTACCTCAAGACCGTGATCCGCAACACCGCCATCGCCTGGAGAAGGGATGCCTCGCGGGTCCTGACGAGTGATGACCTCGATCAGGTCGACGTGCGCGATGGGCTCAGCGCTGTCGAGCAGCAGGCGAACTCGGCTGATGTGGTCGCGGCCTTCCAGGCTCTGCCGGCGCGTTGGCAGCGAGTGCTGTGGCTTGCCGAGGTCGACGAAGTCGACCGGCCGGCGATCGCCCGAGAGCTCGGGATCAAGCCGAATGCGGTGTCGGCCCTGCAACGTCGTGCACGCACGGGATTGAAGTTCCAGTGGCTGAGCCGCCAGATCCCCGCGGCGCTGCGCGATGACTCCACACATGTCGCGCGCCTCATCCCGCAGTATCTGACGGAACCGAACAATCTCGCGGTCGGCGTGGAGGTCGCCGACCACCTCCCGACTTGCTCGATCTGTCGTGAGTTGCTGCAGAGCACACGCGGCGGTGCCTCGCGGCTGCAGGGCACGACACTCGCGGTACTGCTGGGCACCGCCGGGGTCGGGGCCCCGGCGATCTCCGCGTTGTCGTCCGGCACTGTCGCCGTCGCAGCGCTGACGGGTGTCTCCGGCTGGCTCCTCGCCGGAGGGCTAGGGGCTGTGACCCTCGGAGGCATCATCGTGGCGGCGCTCATCATCGGGCCGGTGCCCGCGACATCGCAGGCGGACGCCGGCTCGATCCCGTCCGACACGCTCTCAGCCGTCGTATCCGATCCCGAATCCCCGCGCCTTCCCGGGCCGGATCTGCTCCCCGCGCATCCGCCCCTCTCGCCTCCTGACCAACCCACAACCGGGCGGTGGATCCTCGATCCGAGCATCCCTTCGGCGGGGCTCTCCGACGATCCCGATCAAGATATGCCCGTCGCCCCGACCCGCCCCCAGCCCGCCGGGCCTGAGGCCCCTGGGCCGGGCATCGACCCGCGATCGACGCTGTCTCCGGGCGTCACCAGTCCTACCGCGTCGTCCGGCTACCTCTCTCCGGTGATCGCGGGCCGCACGAGTCCGGGCGACAGCATCGTCGTGGCCCTCGGTTCCGAGCGCTACACACCGGCGGTGGCCGACGACGGCACGTGGAGCTTCGACACCCGCGCTCTGCAGCCGAACGCCGGAACCCATCCCTACGAGGTGTGGGCGTACGACGCGACCGCGCAATCGGTCGTCACGTCCGGTGCCTTCACCGTGCTCCCGATCCAAGTGCAGGGCTTCGAACAGCTCACCGGCTTCGAGGACATGCTGGTCGCCGAAGCGCAGACCACGGGGGTCGTCATCGCCGTCACGGGTCCGCCGAACGGCCGGGTGTTCATCACCTCGATGGAGGGGCATTCCGCGACGATCACCCTCGACGCGAACGGGTACACGCGCAAGCGTCTCCTGATGGATGCTGCGGGCTGGTACTACTTCACGATGCGGGCGCTCGACAGCGACGGATGCTGGGGCCCGGCGTTCGAGGCGGCCGTGGACGTCTACGACCCCGACGTGATCTTCGATCCGTGGGGCGGCGGCCCCGACAGCATGACCTTCGAGCTGGTCGATCCGTAG
- a CDS encoding nuclear transport factor 2 family protein encodes MTDSLPPLLADFIASVNAHDADAFIAAFAPDGVVDDWGREFVGPEAIIRWSDREFIGSAGTLRVITVTRQGQRTVVVGDWRSTHANGVSAFTFDVAGDRITRMTIREG; translated from the coding sequence ATGACCGATTCACTGCCGCCGCTGCTGGCGGACTTCATCGCTTCCGTGAACGCGCACGACGCTGACGCGTTCATCGCCGCCTTTGCGCCCGACGGCGTCGTCGATGACTGGGGGCGCGAGTTCGTGGGGCCCGAAGCCATCATCCGTTGGAGCGACCGCGAGTTCATCGGTTCCGCCGGGACCCTCCGCGTCATCACCGTCACACGGCAAGGACAGCGGACCGTCGTCGTCGGCGACTGGCGCAGCACGCACGCGAACGGTGTGAGCGCCTTCACGTTCGACGTCGCCGGCGACAGGATCACGAGGATGACGATCCGCGAGGGCTGA